Below is a window of Acidimicrobiia bacterium DNA.
AGTAGTGCGGCCTTGAGCTGCGCCTTGGTCATCGAAGAGCGACCCGGAAGCTGGGCAGCCTTGGCCAGTCCGGAGAGTTCCTCTTTGGAGAGGCCGTCGAGCATGGTTGCGAGTCGAGAGGTCACCTGGCCCCCCGATACGTGCGCTCAATAGCTTGCCGGGTGGTGTGGGCCGGGTTGAATCCGAGTTTGGTGACCATACGATCGGTCGTTGTGTACCGGCCGTACTTGAGGAGGTTGGCGGTGTGTTCCGGGAGTGGAACGCCAGAAACGGCCAGGAAGCGACGTGCTTGCTTCAAGAGGGGAGGCGGTAATGGCTGACCGAGACGGCGGCCGATTCTGAGCAATCGACTCAAATACAAGATGCCGTCGCCGGCGACGTTGAATATCCCGTCCGCCGCAGTGGACCGCGACGCGAAGACGATCGCTTGTACGGCGTCGTCTTCGTACAGGAATTGCAGCCGTCCGTCATATCCCATCAACGTCGGAACCACCGGGAGCGTCAGATAGCGACTGATCGGATTCCCGACCGCTGGGCCAAGAATCGGTCCGAGCCGTAACACCGTGAACGAGACTTCGGGCATCGATGGTTTGAGATCGGCAACAAAACGTTCGATGTCGCGCAAGTTGCGTTCATACCGGGTTGCTCGACCGCTGATTCGGGTCGACTCTGAGAGGACCGAAGCGTGACGAGGGCCGGTCGAATAGATGGCGGCATCGGACTTGACCACGACGTGGTGAACGGATCCGACGCGCTCGATGGCCCCGAAGAGGGCTTGGGCTCCCTGAACTGCTCCCGCCCGCGAACGGGTGTTGCCGATCTCGGCGGATCGATCGAGGGTCTGGAGGTGGATTACGGTCGTCGGTTTGCGGTCGACAAGAAACTGGGCGAAGTCGAGCGAGTCCATCGAGTAGCGGTGCAGCCGGGCTGCAAAAGCCAGTTTCGGTTCTAATTCGTCGACGGCAATAACCTCATGGTGCGGTTCGAGTTCTTGCACGACCCGACCACCAATCCAGCTGGCCGCTCCTGTTACCAACACTCGTTCCACCGGACCAGTGTAGGCAACTGACTCGAACCCGATAGCATGGCGGCCTATGGAATCCATCTCGGTCGAATTTCCCCGCCACCATGAGCCTGCCTGGCTTCAAGAGATGGTTGATGAATTCATTGAGGATCCATATTGTCATCTGGTGATGGTCGGAGCCGACGACGAGGGTGTTGTGCTCACCACCATGTGGTCGGCTGACGTCGCGGCAGATGTTGCGACCGCTCTCGTGGCCATGGACCCGGCGGTGAAGGTGCGTCGAATGGTGCTGTCGGTGC
It encodes the following:
- a CDS encoding NAD-dependent epimerase/dehydratase family protein, with amino-acid sequence MERVLVTGAASWIGGRVVQELEPHHEVIAVDELEPKLAFAARLHRYSMDSLDFAQFLVDRKPTTVIHLQTLDRSAEIGNTRSRAGAVQGAQALFGAIERVGSVHHVVVKSDAAIYSTGPRHASVLSESTRISGRATRYERNLRDIERFVADLKPSMPEVSFTVLRLGPILGPAVGNPISRYLTLPVVPTLMGYDGRLQFLYEDDAVQAIVFASRSTAADGIFNVAGDGILYLSRLLRIGRRLGQPLPPPLLKQARRFLAVSGVPLPEHTANLLKYGRYTTTDRMVTKLGFNPAHTTRQAIERTYRGAR